In one Brevibacterium sp. CBA3109 genomic region, the following are encoded:
- the whiA gene encoding DNA-binding protein WhiA: MALTAQVKDELARVKITRTSARKAEVSAIFRFSSALHLVNGSIVLEAELDTAQAAKRLRSEIKDLYGQYADIVVINAAGIRRSNRYLLRVTRDGGALARQTGLVDNRGRPVRGLPSAIVNGSVADAEAAWRGAFLAHGSLTEPGRSSALEVTCPGPEAALALVGAARRLGLSAKAREVRGVDRVVIRDGDDIAALLTRMGSHSAVLVWEERRMRREVRATANRLANFDDANLRRSARAAVAAGARVERALEILGEEVPEHLRYAGQLRVTHKQASLEELGQLADPPMTKDAVAGRIRRLLSTADKYAEDLGIPGTEASLTPEMLEDR; encoded by the coding sequence ATGGCACTGACCGCTCAGGTCAAGGATGAGTTGGCACGGGTGAAGATCACCCGCACATCTGCTCGCAAAGCCGAAGTGTCTGCGATTTTCCGCTTCTCCTCCGCACTTCACCTCGTCAACGGTTCGATCGTGTTGGAAGCCGAATTGGACACCGCGCAGGCAGCCAAACGCCTCCGCAGCGAAATCAAGGACCTCTACGGCCAATACGCTGACATCGTCGTCATCAACGCCGCCGGAATCCGCCGCTCCAACCGCTACCTCCTGCGAGTCACCCGCGACGGGGGTGCGCTGGCCCGCCAGACCGGTCTCGTCGACAACCGCGGACGGCCCGTTCGCGGACTGCCCTCTGCCATCGTCAACGGCTCCGTGGCCGATGCCGAAGCCGCCTGGCGTGGAGCGTTCCTCGCCCACGGGTCATTGACAGAACCCGGTCGTTCCTCTGCCCTCGAAGTCACTTGTCCGGGACCAGAGGCGGCACTCGCCCTGGTCGGCGCGGCCCGACGACTGGGACTGAGCGCAAAGGCGCGGGAGGTTCGCGGAGTTGACCGCGTCGTCATCCGCGATGGCGACGACATCGCGGCCCTGCTCACCCGCATGGGTTCCCACAGTGCTGTCCTGGTGTGGGAGGAGCGTCGAATGCGACGCGAGGTCCGTGCCACAGCGAACCGTTTGGCCAACTTCGACGATGCGAACCTGCGCCGCTCCGCCAGAGCCGCAGTGGCCGCCGGGGCCCGAGTGGAGCGCGCTCTGGAGATCCTCGGCGAGGAGGTTCCCGAACACCTGCGCTACGCGGGCCAGCTGCGCGTGACACACAAACAGGCATCGCTGGAAGAACTGGGCCAACTGGCCGATCCGCCGATGACCAAGGACGCCGTCGCCGGTCGCATCCGTCGCCTGCTGTCCACGGCCGACAAATATGCCGAAGATCTGGGAATTCCAGGCACAGAGGCCAGTCTCACCCCGGAAATGCTCGAAGATCGCTAA
- a CDS encoding uridine diphosphate-N-acetylglucosamine-binding protein YvcK — METEDLPQIIPDVKDKGPKIVSFGGGHGLYAALRAFRLLTESLTAVVTVADDGGSSGRLRNELGGLPPGDLRMALAALCDDGNWGKTWRDVIQHRFDSDGELSGHSVGNLLISALWQIHGDHVAGLDWMAKLLRAHGRVLPMSSIPLTIEADVKFPGSFQVVRGQSVLASTLGHVETVRLDPPVPPARHETIEAVAEADVLNLGPGSWYTSVMPHLLVPSLAEAIRRSSAVKSLTLNLSSSDGETRDLSLSEHLVSLHRHAPSLELNYVFVDEAATLVEPDLERCAREMFNAKLWARPLHSRRAGQHDSLKLAACYRDMLVDAGIGVDEQW; from the coding sequence ATGGAGACCGAAGATCTCCCGCAGATCATCCCTGATGTCAAAGACAAGGGACCCAAGATCGTCTCCTTCGGGGGAGGGCACGGCCTCTACGCTGCCCTGCGCGCCTTCCGTCTGCTCACCGAGTCCCTGACGGCTGTGGTCACGGTTGCCGATGACGGAGGTTCCTCCGGCAGGCTCCGCAATGAGCTCGGCGGTCTCCCACCCGGGGACCTGAGAATGGCCTTGGCAGCACTCTGCGACGATGGGAATTGGGGCAAGACCTGGCGGGACGTGATCCAGCACCGATTCGACTCCGACGGTGAACTCAGCGGACATTCCGTGGGTAACCTGCTCATCTCCGCCCTGTGGCAGATCCATGGTGATCATGTCGCCGGCCTCGACTGGATGGCCAAACTGCTGCGCGCCCATGGTCGGGTCCTGCCCATGTCCTCGATTCCACTGACGATCGAAGCCGATGTGAAGTTCCCGGGGTCCTTCCAGGTCGTGCGGGGTCAGTCCGTGCTCGCCTCCACCCTGGGACATGTTGAGACCGTCCGGCTCGACCCGCCGGTCCCACCGGCCCGACACGAGACGATCGAAGCCGTCGCCGAGGCGGATGTGCTCAATCTCGGACCCGGCTCCTGGTACACCTCGGTGATGCCGCATCTCCTCGTTCCCTCCCTCGCGGAGGCGATCAGACGATCCTCCGCGGTGAAGTCCCTCACCTTGAACCTCAGCTCCAGTGACGGCGAAACAAGAGATCTCAGTCTCAGCGAACACCTCGTGTCACTGCACAGGCACGCCCCCTCACTCGAGCTGAACTATGTGTTCGTCGACGAGGCTGCAACACTGGTGGAGCCTGATCTGGAGCGGTGTGCACGGGAGATGTTCAACGCCAAACTGTGGGCTCGCCCGCTGCACTCACGGCGGGCAGGACAGCATGACAGCCTCAAGCTAGCCGCGTGTTACCGTGACATGTTGGTGGACGCCGGGATCGGCGTGGACGAGCAGTGGTAG
- the rapZ gene encoding RNase adapter RapZ — protein MSGAGRTTVANVLEDMDWYVVDNLPPQMMRPLVELIARADGALPKIAIVTDSKGRAKYTELEDTISDFVDQGLSLRILYLDAADEVLVRRFESTRRPHPLQGEGTLLEGIEGERSALESLKRRADIIIDTSELNVHQLSSQVRKRFSTGDTPLLRLTIMSFGFKYGLPKDADHIADVRFLPNPYWIPHLRGHNGLDSDVADFVVGQNGAEEFIERYTATLDTVSQGYLHEGRGYAMIGIGCTGGKHRSVAISERIAKSLTAQTGIPVTVRHRDLGRE, from the coding sequence ATGTCCGGAGCAGGTCGGACCACCGTGGCCAATGTGCTCGAGGACATGGACTGGTACGTCGTCGACAATCTGCCTCCGCAGATGATGCGTCCCCTCGTCGAACTCATCGCCCGTGCCGATGGGGCACTGCCCAAGATCGCCATCGTCACCGACTCGAAGGGTCGGGCGAAGTACACGGAACTCGAAGACACGATCAGTGACTTCGTCGATCAGGGACTCTCCCTGCGCATCCTCTACCTCGATGCAGCCGACGAAGTTCTCGTCCGACGCTTCGAATCCACCCGCCGCCCTCACCCGCTCCAAGGCGAAGGGACGCTGTTGGAAGGGATCGAAGGCGAACGCTCGGCCCTCGAATCGCTCAAACGCCGTGCCGACATCATCATCGACACCTCCGAACTCAACGTCCATCAGCTTTCCAGCCAGGTGCGCAAACGCTTCAGCACCGGAGACACCCCACTGCTGCGTCTGACTATAATGAGCTTCGGCTTCAAATACGGACTGCCGAAGGACGCTGACCACATCGCCGATGTTCGCTTCCTGCCCAACCCGTACTGGATTCCGCACCTGCGCGGACACAACGGACTCGACTCCGACGTCGCGGACTTCGTCGTCGGCCAGAACGGGGCCGAGGAGTTCATCGAGCGCTACACTGCGACCTTGGACACGGTCTCACAGGGCTACCTCCACGAAGGTCGCGGCTACGCGATGATCGGTATCGGCTGCACCGGCGGGAAACATCGTTCGGTGGCGATCAGCGAACGCATCGCCAAGAGTCTCACCGCGCAGACCGGCATACCGGTCACCGTGCGCCACCGTGATCTGGGGAGAGAGTGA
- the uvrC gene encoding excinuclease ABC subunit UvrC, with protein sequence MADPASYRPATGSIPTSAGVYKFRDPDRRVIYVGKAKNLRNRLNSYFSNPAQLHPRTSTMVHTAASVEWTVVDTEVEALQLEWTWINEFNPRFNVMFRDDKSYPYLAITMNDEVPRAFITRGKRRHGVKYFGPFAQVWAIKDTLDLLLRAFPMRTCTAGVYRRAERSGRPCLLGYIDKCAAPCVGQISVDDHKDLARSISDFMSGNTGRFISYRQKEMASAAEELDYERAARLRDEITALQKVLDKSAVVLSVNADCDVFALVTEELEASVQVFHVRQGRIRGQRGWIIERSDDHSPAELTTDYLRQAYTGLEADAIPREILVDTVPADSASLESWLSEQRGSIVTVRVPERGEKKAVLETVAKNAKEALLQHKLKRSSDLTTRSTALKEIQEYLSLPEAPLRIECIDISHTQGSNVVASLVVFEDGLVKKRDYRHFAIHGEAATDDTASMYDVVSRRFSRYLEQMSSDEPDERFGYRPSLLVVDGAGPQVAAATRALHDLGLVDISVVGLAKRLEEVWVPDDPFPVILPRNSEGLFLMQRLRDEAHRFAISYHRSKRAKAMTSSVLDDISGLGESKRSALLRHFGSVKKVRAASIEELCEVQGIGQALAEKVAAALAD encoded by the coding sequence ATGGCTGACCCAGCGTCCTACCGCCCAGCCACAGGCAGCATCCCGACCTCGGCTGGGGTTTATAAATTCCGCGACCCAGACCGGCGGGTGATCTATGTCGGGAAGGCGAAGAATCTCCGCAATCGGTTGAACTCGTACTTCTCGAACCCCGCGCAGCTGCACCCCCGAACCTCGACGATGGTCCACACCGCTGCCTCAGTGGAATGGACTGTCGTTGATACTGAGGTCGAGGCGCTGCAGCTCGAATGGACGTGGATCAACGAATTCAATCCACGCTTCAACGTCATGTTCCGCGACGACAAGTCATACCCCTACCTCGCGATCACGATGAACGACGAGGTGCCGCGGGCCTTCATCACTCGTGGCAAACGTCGTCATGGCGTGAAGTACTTCGGTCCCTTCGCCCAGGTGTGGGCGATCAAGGACACACTCGACCTGCTGCTGAGGGCCTTTCCGATGCGCACCTGCACTGCCGGAGTGTACAGACGAGCCGAACGCAGCGGCCGTCCCTGTCTGTTGGGATACATCGACAAATGCGCTGCCCCCTGTGTGGGACAGATCAGTGTGGACGACCACAAGGACCTGGCCCGCAGCATCTCTGATTTCATGTCCGGCAACACCGGACGCTTCATCAGCTACCGCCAGAAGGAGATGGCCTCGGCCGCCGAAGAACTTGACTATGAACGGGCGGCGCGCCTGCGGGACGAGATCACTGCGCTGCAGAAGGTACTCGACAAGTCGGCAGTCGTCCTCTCCGTCAACGCCGACTGCGACGTGTTCGCTCTCGTCACCGAGGAACTCGAAGCCTCAGTGCAGGTCTTCCACGTCCGCCAGGGACGCATCCGGGGACAGCGTGGCTGGATCATTGAACGCTCCGACGACCACAGCCCGGCAGAACTGACCACCGACTACCTCCGCCAGGCATACACGGGACTCGAGGCGGATGCTATTCCCCGTGAAATCCTCGTCGACACGGTCCCGGCCGACAGTGCCTCACTCGAGAGCTGGCTGAGTGAACAGCGCGGTTCCATAGTCACCGTCCGGGTTCCGGAACGCGGAGAGAAGAAGGCCGTTCTCGAGACCGTGGCGAAGAATGCGAAAGAGGCTCTGCTTCAGCACAAGCTCAAACGTTCCTCCGATCTGACCACCCGAAGCACGGCGCTCAAGGAGATACAGGAATACCTGTCGCTGCCCGAAGCACCTCTGCGCATCGAATGCATCGACATCTCGCACACCCAGGGGTCCAACGTCGTTGCTTCACTCGTGGTGTTCGAAGACGGCCTCGTGAAGAAGCGCGACTACCGTCACTTCGCCATTCACGGTGAAGCGGCAACCGATGACACAGCCTCAATGTACGACGTCGTCTCACGTCGATTCAGCCGTTACCTCGAGCAGATGAGCTCCGATGAACCGGATGAACGGTTCGGATACCGTCCCAGCCTCCTCGTCGTCGACGGGGCCGGCCCCCAGGTGGCGGCCGCCACCAGGGCACTGCACGATCTGGGCCTCGTCGACATTTCGGTGGTAGGTCTGGCCAAACGCCTCGAAGAGGTTTGGGTCCCAGACGATCCGTTCCCCGTCATCCTGCCCCGGAACTCAGAAGGACTCTTCCTCATGCAGCGTCTGCGCGATGAGGCTCACCGCTTTGCCATCAGCTATCACCGCTCGAAACGGGCAAAAGCGATGACCAGCTCCGTCCTCGACGACATCTCCGGACTGGGCGAGTCCAAACGGTCTGCGCTGCTGCGCCATTTCGGCTCGGTGAAGAAGGTCCGTGCAGCCAGCATCGAAGAACTGTGCGAGGTCCAGGGCATCGGCCAGGCCCTCGCAGAAAAGGTCGCGGCCGCACTTGCAGACTGA
- the uvrA gene encoding excinuclease ABC subunit UvrA: MKTNSGEQSAGVSHLDTLRVKGARAHNLKNVEIALPRDSMIVFTGLSGSGKSSLAFDTIFAEGQRRYVESLSSYARMFLGQMDKPDVDFIEGLSPAVSIDQKSTSRNPRSTVGTITEVYDFLRLLWARIGVPHCPVCGEIITKQTPQQIVDQLLELEERTKFLVLAPIVRSRKGEFVDLFTELQAKGFARAIVDGEQISLSEPPTLEKQYKHTISVVVDRLVAKSGLRPRLTDSVETALGLADGRIDVEMVDEGVTRTFSEHMSCPNEHPLAIDEIEPRTFSFNSPFGACPTCDGIGTRLQVDETLVVPDEDLSLGEGAIAPWAGGKQVTKYFNRLLKGLGDELDFDMTTSWKDLRKSDKTAILTGKDYKVHVKYKNRFGRERTYSTGFEGVYQYIQRKHEETESDWSRERYESYMREIPCASCNGARLKPEILAVKVGGKSIAEVSELALDESAEFLSQLELDSRDAAVAAQVMKEINARLGFLLDVGLDYLSLDRPAGSLSGGEAQRIRLATQIGSGLVGVLYVLDEPSIGLHQRDNRRLIETLNKLKELGNTLIVVEHDEDTIASADWIVDIGPGAGEHGGEVIYSGPVPGLKDADRSITGDYLAGRRAIQVPTTRRPVDDDRVVTVEKAVENNLRNVSVSFPLGVLTAVTGVSGSGKSTLVNEILYTQMANVLNGASRVPGRHKRVTGLDNLDKVVHVDQSPIGRTPRSNPATYTGVFDRIRRLFAETESAKVRGYQPGRFSFNVKGGRCENCSGDGTIKIEMNFLPDVYVTCEVCGGTRYNRETLEVTFKGKSIAEVLEMPIEKGAEFFAAIPAISRHLNTLVEVGLGYVRLGQPATTLSGGEAQRVKLAAELQKRSRGRTAYVLDEPTTGLHFEDISKLLHVLQGLVEKGNTVIVIEHNLDVIGNADHVIDLGPEGGRGGGKIIAQGTPEEVAANKKSHTGRFLKAMLDG, translated from the coding sequence ATGAAAACTAACAGCGGTGAGCAGTCGGCAGGTGTGTCACATCTCGACACTCTGCGGGTCAAGGGCGCACGCGCCCATAACCTCAAGAACGTGGAGATCGCCCTGCCTCGCGACTCCATGATCGTCTTCACAGGTCTCTCGGGGTCGGGGAAGTCATCCTTGGCCTTCGACACCATCTTCGCCGAGGGGCAGCGCCGTTACGTCGAGTCCCTGTCCTCGTATGCCCGAATGTTCCTGGGTCAGATGGACAAACCCGATGTCGATTTCATCGAGGGTCTGTCACCGGCGGTGTCGATCGATCAGAAGTCGACCTCCCGCAACCCCCGCTCCACGGTCGGCACCATCACCGAGGTCTATGACTTCCTGCGCCTGCTGTGGGCTCGGATCGGCGTGCCGCACTGCCCTGTGTGCGGCGAGATCATCACGAAGCAGACCCCACAGCAGATCGTCGACCAGCTGCTCGAACTCGAGGAGAGGACGAAGTTCCTCGTGCTGGCTCCCATCGTCCGCTCTCGCAAGGGCGAATTCGTCGATCTCTTCACCGAACTGCAGGCCAAGGGCTTCGCTCGCGCCATTGTCGACGGGGAGCAGATCAGCCTCAGCGAACCTCCTACCCTGGAAAAACAGTACAAGCACACGATTTCCGTCGTCGTCGACCGCCTGGTGGCGAAGTCGGGCCTGCGCCCTCGACTGACCGACTCCGTCGAGACAGCCCTCGGCCTCGCCGACGGACGCATCGATGTCGAGATGGTCGACGAAGGTGTGACCCGGACTTTCTCGGAGCACATGTCGTGCCCGAACGAACACCCGTTGGCAATCGACGAGATCGAGCCCCGCACCTTCTCGTTCAACTCTCCCTTCGGTGCCTGCCCCACCTGTGACGGCATCGGCACTCGACTCCAGGTCGATGAGACCCTCGTCGTTCCGGATGAGGATCTCAGCCTCGGCGAGGGCGCGATCGCTCCCTGGGCGGGCGGAAAACAGGTGACGAAATACTTCAACCGTCTCCTCAAGGGCCTCGGGGACGAACTCGACTTCGACATGACGACTTCGTGGAAGGACCTGCGCAAGTCCGACAAGACAGCGATCCTGACCGGCAAGGACTACAAGGTCCACGTCAAATACAAGAACCGGTTCGGACGCGAACGCACCTACTCCACCGGATTCGAAGGCGTCTACCAGTACATCCAGCGCAAGCACGAGGAAACAGAGTCCGACTGGTCGCGAGAACGCTACGAGTCCTACATGCGCGAAATTCCCTGTGCCAGCTGCAACGGCGCTCGACTCAAGCCGGAGATCCTCGCCGTCAAGGTCGGCGGCAAATCGATCGCCGAGGTGTCCGAGCTGGCTCTCGACGAATCCGCCGAGTTCCTCTCACAGCTGGAGCTGGACTCTCGCGACGCGGCAGTCGCAGCTCAGGTGATGAAGGAGATCAACGCGCGTCTGGGCTTCCTTCTCGACGTCGGACTCGACTACCTCAGCCTCGACCGGCCCGCCGGTTCCCTATCCGGTGGTGAGGCCCAGCGTATCCGCCTGGCCACCCAGATCGGATCCGGCCTCGTCGGGGTCCTCTACGTCCTCGACGAACCCTCCATCGGTCTCCACCAGCGCGACAACAGGCGACTCATCGAGACTCTGAACAAACTCAAGGAACTCGGCAATACCCTCATCGTCGTCGAACACGACGAGGACACCATCGCATCGGCCGACTGGATCGTCGACATCGGTCCGGGCGCGGGCGAACACGGGGGAGAGGTCATCTACTCGGGTCCTGTTCCCGGGCTCAAAGACGCCGACCGATCCATCACTGGTGATTACCTTGCCGGACGCCGAGCTATCCAGGTCCCCACGACCCGCCGGCCAGTCGACGATGACCGCGTCGTCACGGTCGAGAAAGCCGTCGAGAACAACCTCCGCAACGTCTCGGTCTCGTTCCCCCTCGGAGTGCTCACCGCCGTCACCGGTGTCTCCGGCTCAGGCAAGTCGACCCTGGTCAACGAGATCCTCTACACCCAGATGGCCAACGTCCTCAACGGTGCCTCACGAGTACCCGGTCGGCACAAGCGTGTCACCGGGCTGGACAACCTCGACAAGGTCGTCCATGTCGACCAATCCCCGATCGGTCGCACCCCACGGTCGAACCCGGCGACCTACACCGGGGTCTTCGACCGGATCCGGCGCCTGTTCGCAGAGACAGAATCGGCGAAGGTCCGCGGTTACCAGCCGGGGCGATTCTCCTTCAACGTCAAGGGAGGACGCTGCGAGAACTGCAGCGGTGACGGCACGATCAAGATCGAGATGAACTTCCTGCCCGACGTCTACGTCACCTGCGAAGTCTGCGGGGGAACCCGCTACAACCGCGAGACGCTCGAAGTGACCTTCAAGGGCAAATCCATCGCCGAGGTGCTCGAGATGCCCATCGAAAAGGGTGCCGAGTTCTTCGCCGCGATCCCCGCCATCTCCCGTCACCTCAACACCCTTGTCGAAGTGGGCCTGGGCTATGTCCGCCTGGGTCAGCCTGCGACCACGCTCTCCGGTGGTGAAGCCCAACGAGTCAAGCTCGCGGCCGAGCTCCAGAAGCGCTCCCGCGGTCGCACCGCCTACGTTCTCGACGAACCGACCACCGGGCTGCACTTCGAGGACATCTCCAAGCTGCTGCATGTGCTGCAGGGGCTTGTCGAAAAGGGCAACACGGTCATCGTCATCGAACACAACCTCGATGTCATCGGCAACGCGGACCACGTCATCGATCTGGGTCCTGAAGGCGGACGAGGCGGTGGAAAGATCATCGCCCAGGGCACCCCAGAAGAGGTGGCGGCTAACAAGAAGAGCCACACCGGGCGGTTCCTCAAAGCGATGCTCGATGGCTGA
- a CDS encoding DEAD/DEAH box helicase, with protein MVRLQEIPAEFADEDAVYESFGHYCEELGIEPYPAQDEAILNILAGDNTIVATPTGSGKSLVALFALYQSFTRGIRAYYTAPLKALVSEKFFSLIDAFGPENVGMITGDSTVNGDAPVICATAEILANQALREGGLVDAGMVVMDEFHYVADPSRGWAWQVPLLEMPQSQFVLMSATLGDTSEICRTMEDTTGRGSSVVTSATRPVPLEYEYSTETLSDTLRSLVRNDKAPVYVVSYSQAGAIDLATGLLSVDLASKEQKAAVAAAIKGFTFAKGFGQSLRKLLLHGVGVHHAGMLPKYRRLVEQLALKGLLLVISGTDTLGVGINVPIRSVLLTGLTKFDGRKMRKLSVREFQQLAGRAGRAGFDTRGYVIAQAPEHVVENMRAEAKAANADKKKKKVKKKSAPAGFVGWSEETFTKLIQSQAESLRSRMRIDHSTILNLVARPGSGVATISHFIDKTHESRERHLDLKLTALSIGRSLINAGLIEAKGDELVPTSDLGPQFALNQPLAPFVLAGLELLDPDAETYALDVVSLVESTTPVPFPVLKGQLDRIKKDTLAELKADGLEYPERMAILDEIEGPKPLADVLDPAFEHFIEAHPWLRAGNFEPKSIVRDMVEQAMGFTQFVSYYSLTRVEGSLLRYLTDVFRALTHNVPADDRTDELSTIIEWLGEMIARTDSSLLDEWRTLQGLSPTDFADEELPDLDRKFSDNVRVFTAEVRNALFHRVLLAERADYAELGRLDADSGFTAAAWEDAIEDFYEEYGDLLTDGKARGKEYISIEPGSQMWTVRQTLADPDDNRDWAIDAEVDVPASDEAGDIVLRILAVGEISARPHSTNVSAE; from the coding sequence GTGGTGAGATTGCAGGAGATCCCAGCGGAATTCGCTGATGAAGACGCAGTGTACGAGTCCTTCGGACACTACTGCGAAGAGCTGGGTATCGAACCGTACCCCGCTCAGGACGAAGCCATTCTCAACATTCTGGCTGGCGACAACACGATCGTGGCCACTCCCACAGGTTCGGGCAAATCCCTGGTGGCACTGTTCGCCCTCTACCAATCATTCACCCGCGGGATCAGGGCCTACTACACGGCTCCGCTCAAGGCGCTGGTGAGCGAGAAGTTCTTCTCTCTCATTGACGCCTTCGGCCCGGAGAACGTCGGTATGATCACCGGTGATTCCACAGTCAACGGGGATGCACCGGTGATCTGTGCGACGGCTGAGATCCTGGCGAACCAGGCTCTGCGCGAAGGCGGCCTGGTCGACGCGGGCATGGTCGTCATGGACGAATTCCACTATGTCGCCGATCCCTCACGCGGATGGGCATGGCAGGTGCCCCTGCTCGAGATGCCACAGTCGCAGTTCGTGCTCATGTCGGCCACACTGGGTGACACGAGTGAAATCTGCCGCACCATGGAAGACACCACCGGCCGCGGCAGCTCCGTCGTCACCTCGGCGACCCGTCCGGTCCCGCTCGAATACGAGTACTCCACCGAGACTCTTTCAGATACATTGCGCTCTCTGGTGCGCAACGACAAGGCCCCTGTCTACGTCGTGTCCTACTCCCAGGCTGGCGCCATCGATCTGGCCACGGGCCTGCTGTCCGTCGACCTGGCGTCGAAGGAGCAGAAGGCCGCGGTCGCGGCAGCCATCAAGGGCTTCACCTTCGCGAAGGGATTCGGTCAGAGCCTGCGCAAGCTGCTCCTGCACGGCGTCGGCGTCCACCATGCCGGCATGCTGCCCAAATATCGCCGGCTGGTCGAACAGCTCGCACTCAAGGGGCTGCTGTTGGTCATCTCAGGCACCGATACACTCGGCGTCGGCATCAACGTTCCCATCCGCTCTGTGCTGCTGACAGGGCTGACGAAGTTCGACGGCCGAAAGATGCGCAAACTCAGCGTCCGCGAATTCCAGCAACTGGCCGGCCGTGCGGGGCGCGCAGGGTTCGATACCCGCGGCTACGTCATCGCACAGGCACCGGAACATGTTGTGGAGAATATGCGGGCAGAGGCCAAGGCGGCCAATGCGGATAAGAAAAAGAAGAAGGTCAAGAAGAAATCTGCCCCTGCCGGGTTCGTCGGCTGGTCGGAGGAGACCTTCACCAAACTCATCCAATCCCAGGCCGAATCTCTGCGCTCACGCATGAGAATCGACCATTCGACGATCCTCAATCTCGTCGCCCGCCCGGGATCGGGTGTCGCCACGATCAGCCATTTCATCGACAAAACACACGAGAGCCGGGAACGTCACCTCGACCTCAAGCTCACAGCTTTGAGCATCGGTCGCTCTCTCATCAATGCCGGCCTCATCGAAGCGAAGGGAGACGAACTGGTTCCGACCAGCGATCTGGGTCCCCAGTTCGCCCTCAACCAGCCCTTGGCTCCCTTCGTGCTCGCCGGACTCGAGTTGCTCGATCCGGATGCGGAGACCTATGCCCTCGACGTGGTCTCGCTCGTCGAATCCACTACACCGGTGCCGTTTCCCGTCCTCAAGGGCCAACTCGACCGGATCAAGAAAGATACCCTTGCCGAGCTCAAGGCAGACGGCCTCGAATACCCCGAACGGATGGCCATCCTTGACGAGATCGAAGGACCGAAGCCGTTGGCCGACGTCCTCGATCCCGCCTTCGAGCACTTCATCGAGGCCCACCCGTGGCTGCGAGCTGGGAACTTCGAACCGAAGTCGATCGTGCGCGATATGGTCGAACAGGCGATGGGCTTCACCCAGTTCGTCAGCTACTACAGTCTCACCCGGGTGGAGGGCAGCCTGCTGCGTTACCTCACCGATGTGTTCCGCGCGCTGACGCACAACGTGCCCGCCGACGACAGGACGGATGAGCTCTCGACCATCATCGAATGGTTGGGGGAGATGATCGCCCGGACAGACTCGTCCCTGCTCGACGAATGGCGGACCCTGCAGGGGCTGTCCCCGACGGACTTCGCTGACGAAGAGCTGCCAGACCTCGATCGCAAGTTCTCAGACAACGTGCGGGTCTTCACGGCCGAGGTGCGCAACGCCCTGTTCCACCGGGTGCTCCTGGCCGAGCGCGCCGACTACGCGGAGCTGGGCCGCCTCGACGCCGACAGCGGCTTCACCGCCGCAGCCTGGGAAGATGCGATCGAAGACTTCTACGAGGAGTACGGCGACCTCCTCACCGATGGGAAGGCCAGGGGCAAGGAATATATCTCGATCGAACCTGGTTCACAGATGTGGACAGTCCGTCAGACCTTGGCCGACCCCGATGACAACAGGGACTGGGCCATCGACGCCGAGGTGGACGTGCCCGCAAGTGACGAAGCCGGAGACATCGTACTCCGGATCCTCGCGGTCGGAGAGATCAGTGCCCGTCCCCATTCAACCAATGTCAGTGCCGAGTAA
- a CDS encoding YciI family protein, with protein sequence MPVFAVNYVYGPDTDTRMESRPAHRAWQADLYEAGTILASGPLDNEPVPGGLLLLQAADRKDLDAHLANDPYASIGVIDETIVREWTPVFGPFSHA encoded by the coding sequence ATGCCGGTTTTCGCTGTCAACTATGTCTATGGGCCAGATACTGACACCCGGATGGAATCACGACCTGCCCACCGTGCGTGGCAGGCCGATCTGTACGAAGCCGGAACCATTCTGGCTTCGGGCCCACTGGACAATGAGCCGGTTCCCGGGGGTCTGCTGTTGCTGCAGGCCGCCGACCGAAAGGACCTCGACGCTCACTTGGCCAACGATCCCTATGCTTCGATCGGTGTGATCGACGAGACGATCGTTCGGGAGTGGACCCCAGTCTTCGGTCCGTTCTCCCACGCCTGA